In Deinococcus puniceus, one genomic interval encodes:
- a CDS encoding DUF721 domain-containing protein, whose product MSKTRRWGGTLGIAELMGATLGTARIAKGVQRARAILAWPQAVGPEIAKLTRPRSQQGSTLFVEVRDSATAHHLSMQRHHFLKALNALLGDHPINEIRFSVGTIRSTTKAAAPTPAPLPAPDLERAQALVKGIDGELLPAALRAAEAITRARKWREQQGWRPCPVCNEASKEQPCRACTLSLEDPNVKRAAKLLMRLPERLPTLSGPLGDSGMNAARTLALEELKSQLDLLALECVRSGPKPDSVGQGYREFLLQQAEIYLSLTFRKPRVQLLPSERAALPERTRNVLNSGR is encoded by the coding sequence ATGAGCAAAACCCGGCGCTGGGGCGGCACTCTAGGCATTGCCGAGCTGATGGGCGCGACGCTGGGCACGGCCCGGATTGCCAAAGGCGTGCAGCGGGCGCGGGCGATTTTGGCTTGGCCGCAGGCGGTGGGGCCAGAGATCGCCAAACTCACGCGGCCCCGCTCTCAGCAAGGGTCTACGCTGTTTGTAGAGGTACGCGACAGTGCCACCGCCCACCACCTCAGCATGCAGCGCCACCACTTCCTCAAGGCGCTGAATGCCCTGCTGGGCGACCATCCGATCAACGAAATCCGCTTTAGCGTGGGCACGATTCGCAGCACCACCAAAGCGGCGGCCCCCACGCCCGCGCCTTTGCCCGCGCCTGATCTGGAACGCGCTCAGGCGTTGGTGAAAGGCATAGACGGCGAACTCCTTCCCGCCGCGCTGCGGGCCGCCGAAGCCATCACGCGGGCGCGGAAATGGCGCGAGCAACAGGGGTGGCGGCCTTGCCCCGTGTGCAACGAGGCCAGCAAGGAACAGCCCTGCCGCGCCTGCACCCTCTCCTTGGAAGACCCCAACGTGAAACGCGCCGCCAAACTGCTGATGCGCCTGCCAGAGCGATTGCCCACGCTGTCGGGGCCACTGGGAGACAGCGGCATGAACGCGGCCCGCACATTGGCGCTGGAGGAACTGAAAAGCCAGTTGGATTTGCTGGCGCTGGAATGCGTCCGCAGCGGGCCAAAGCCGGATTCGGTGGGCCAAGGCTACCGCGAATTTTTGCTTCAACAGGCCGAAATCTACTTGTCGCTGACCTTCCGCAAACCCCGTGTGCAACTGCTGCCGTCCGAACGTGCCGCCCTGCCTGAGCGAACGAGAAATGTATTGAATTCGGGGCGGTAA
- a CDS encoding TlpA family protein disulfide reductase, whose amino-acid sequence MKKLVLLGILLASNSALAFTGTPRPEWIGKAISTTRLPHAGQPTVYVFAQPDCAACSLQLGALSALQKTNPKLAVTLVTEQNSPALREYLSGFALRSTVYADTAGSSIAALALRSIPAVLYVNSRGTIEGFYEGTLTNAETRSLGTALLAAKPLPRLTVPGGVGSPAAALPGVTWGQSKNHLLIFHSATCHFCTEELPHLLAYARANPNVAVWIVAPNDLDAVKKQFADAPNNLRIVEDAADKDAGTKLFNAYRAEGTPTQILVNGKGNITWRGAGFAVQGANPFEAGKLPLE is encoded by the coding sequence ATGAAAAAGCTTGTGCTGCTGGGCATTCTGCTTGCATCCAATTCTGCTTTGGCCTTTACCGGGACGCCGCGCCCAGAGTGGATTGGCAAGGCAATTTCCACGACCCGCCTGCCCCATGCCGGACAGCCCACCGTGTACGTGTTCGCTCAGCCCGACTGCGCGGCGTGCAGCCTACAACTCGGCGCACTCTCGGCCTTGCAAAAAACCAACCCCAAATTGGCCGTGACGCTGGTGACAGAGCAAAACAGCCCCGCCCTGCGCGAGTACCTCAGCGGCTTTGCGCTCCGGTCTACGGTGTACGCCGACACCGCCGGAAGCAGCATCGCGGCACTGGCCTTACGCAGCATTCCCGCCGTGCTGTACGTCAATTCGCGTGGCACCATCGAGGGCTTTTATGAAGGCACGCTGACCAACGCCGAAACCCGCAGCCTCGGCACGGCGCTGCTGGCCGCCAAGCCATTGCCGCGCCTGACCGTGCCCGGTGGCGTGGGCAGCCCCGCCGCCGCCCTGCCGGGGGTGACGTGGGGCCAAAGCAAGAACCATCTGCTGATTTTCCATTCGGCCACCTGCCACTTTTGTACCGAAGAATTGCCGCACCTGCTGGCCTATGCCCGCGCCAACCCCAACGTTGCCGTGTGGATCGTGGCCCCCAATGACCTAGACGCCGTGAAAAAGCAATTCGCGGACGCGCCCAACAATCTGAGGATCGTCGAAGACGCCGCAGACAAAGATGCGGGTACAAAACTGTTTAACGCTTACCGGGCAGAAGGCACACCCACTCAAATTTTGGTGAACGGCAAGGGGAACATTACGTGGCGCGGCGCTGGCTTTGCGGTACAGGGAGCCAATCCGTTCGAGGCAGGCAAATTACCGCTGGAATAG
- a CDS encoding C40 family peptidase, producing MNAFRVLMIAAALSTSSSLAATYTVKSGDTLYSIARATGVDASTLMKLNRLNSSTIQIGQRLNIGGSAAPVVNRPAAPQAAAAPTRGGVFVRSAANRWLGIRYVLGGTGGYGIDCSAFTMNVFRSLGINLPRTAAAQWRSGSPVSRRDLRAGDLVFFNTMGRTASHVGLYMGDGMMANANSYRGRTVIEPLFSNVYWASRYNGARRVLN from the coding sequence ATGAATGCCTTCCGAGTCCTGATGATTGCCGCCGCGTTGAGCACTTCCAGCTCCTTGGCCGCCACCTACACCGTTAAATCTGGCGATACCCTGTACTCCATCGCCCGCGCCACCGGCGTAGACGCCTCTACGCTGATGAAGCTGAACCGCCTGAACAGCAGCACCATTCAAATCGGCCAGCGCCTGAATATCGGCGGCAGTGCGGCCCCTGTGGTCAACCGTCCCGCTGCCCCCCAAGCCGCCGCTGCTCCCACTCGCGGCGGCGTCTTCGTTCGCAGCGCGGCCAACCGTTGGCTGGGCATCCGCTACGTGCTGGGCGGCACGGGCGGCTACGGCATCGACTGCAGCGCCTTCACCATGAACGTGTTCCGCTCGCTGGGCATCAACCTGCCCCGCACTGCCGCCGCCCAGTGGCGCTCCGGCAGCCCAGTCAGCCGCCGCGACCTGCGTGCAGGCGACCTCGTGTTCTTCAATACGATGGGACGCACCGCCAGTCACGTTGGGCTGTACATGGGCGACGGCATGATGGCCAACGCCAACAGCTACCGGGGCCGTACCGTGATCGAGCCGCTGTTCAGCAATGTGTACTGGGCCAGCCGCTACAACGGCGCACGACGCGTCCTGAACTAA
- a CDS encoding polyprenyl synthetase family protein — protein MRPELLERALSLLPTAASHPELARYFAMLRDYPIRGGKGIRSELLLASAGAHGVGVGTAAWERALWLATALELFQNWVLIHDDIEDDSEERRGQPALHRLHGVALAINAGDALHAYMWAAVHRAGVPGAMEEFLAMIHRTAEGQHLDLAWVERREWTLKEADYLQMVSLKTAHYTVIVPLRLGALAAGLAPDERFTAAGLALGAAFQIRDDVLNLLGDPAKYGKEIGGDLLEGKRTLIVLHWLQTASAEQKDIFLEQMHLGRPAKDAATIADIHRWLLDSGSVAYAQAYADAQAKAGIALLEQALQDAPDQTAAARLVGAVRELASREA, from the coding sequence ATGCGCCCCGAACTACTAGAACGCGCCCTCTCGCTGCTGCCCACTGCTGCCTCTCATCCCGAACTGGCCCGCTACTTTGCCATGCTGCGCGATTACCCCATACGCGGCGGCAAAGGCATTCGCAGCGAATTGCTGCTGGCGAGTGCCGGGGCGCACGGCGTAGGGGTGGGCACGGCGGCTTGGGAACGCGCCCTGTGGCTGGCAACCGCGCTGGAACTGTTTCAGAACTGGGTGCTGATTCACGACGATATAGAAGACGACTCCGAGGAACGCCGGGGCCAACCCGCGCTGCACCGCCTGCATGGGGTGGCGCTCGCCATTAACGCCGGAGACGCACTGCACGCCTATATGTGGGCCGCCGTTCACCGGGCAGGCGTGCCGGGAGCGATGGAAGAATTCTTGGCGATGATTCACCGCACCGCAGAAGGCCAGCACCTTGATCTGGCGTGGGTGGAGCGCCGTGAATGGACGCTGAAAGAGGCCGACTACCTGCAAATGGTGAGCCTGAAAACGGCCCACTACACGGTAATCGTGCCCCTCAGACTGGGCGCACTGGCGGCAGGCTTGGCTCCCGACGAACGCTTCACGGCGGCTGGGCTGGCTCTGGGCGCGGCCTTTCAGATTCGGGACGATGTGCTGAATCTGCTGGGCGATCCGGCCAAATACGGCAAAGAAATCGGCGGCGATCTTCTGGAAGGCAAGCGAACGTTGATCGTGCTGCACTGGCTTCAGACCGCTTCGGCAGAGCAAAAGGACATCTTTTTGGAGCAGATGCACTTGGGCCGCCCCGCCAAAGACGCCGCCACCATTGCCGACATTCACCGCTGGCTCTTAGACAGCGGCAGCGTGGCCTACGCGCAGGCCTACGCCGATGCACAGGCTAAAGCAGGCATCGCGCTGCTGGAACAGGCGTTGCAGGACGCGCCGGATCAGACAGCCGCTGCACGCTTGGTGGGCGCGGTGCGGGAATTGGCGAGCCGGGAGGCTTAG
- a CDS encoding TVP38/TMEM64 family protein has protein sequence MSSATSARAPAYLRYLLLGGVLALLGSLFLIPEVRAFFAAGSAALRSSNPAVTHAWVNGLGWAGPLALIAAFVAQAVIPVLPALVMTAVTARAYGPVEGFFIVYIGTLLGAAAGYWLGRGVGDQLVRMLAGERTRKRAEDFALKHGVQGVLMVRLMPILSADVMNLVAGAARMPFRPFLLATAAGAFPVTLLVIWLSGSTSRMVWGLGVLSLLVAGVAGGRTWLGRRRAARAGSASPAPESQQD, from the coding sequence ATGTCGTCTGCCACTTCTGCCCGTGCGCCTGCTTACCTGCGGTATCTGCTGTTGGGCGGCGTGTTGGCCCTGCTGGGCAGCCTGTTCCTGATCCCCGAAGTCCGGGCCTTTTTCGCGGCTGGTTCTGCGGCTCTGCGTTCTTCCAATCCGGCGGTCACGCATGCTTGGGTCAACGGCCTCGGCTGGGCTGGCCCACTGGCCCTGATCGCGGCGTTCGTGGCTCAGGCCGTTATCCCAGTGCTGCCCGCTTTGGTCATGACTGCCGTTACCGCCCGCGCTTACGGCCCCGTCGAAGGCTTTTTTATCGTGTACATCGGTACTTTGCTGGGCGCGGCGGCGGGCTACTGGCTGGGGCGCGGTGTCGGAGACCAGTTGGTCAGGATGCTGGCGGGCGAGCGCACCCGCAAACGGGCCGAGGATTTTGCCCTCAAACACGGCGTTCAGGGCGTGCTGATGGTGCGCCTGATGCCCATTCTCAGCGCCGACGTGATGAATTTGGTGGCTGGCGCAGCCCGGATGCCATTTCGCCCCTTCCTGTTGGCAACGGCGGCGGGCGCGTTTCCGGTCACGCTGTTGGTCATTTGGCTGTCTGGGTCTACGTCGCGCATGGTCTGGGGTTTGGGCGTGCTGTCGCTGTTGGTAGCGGGTGTGGCAGGCGGGCGCACTTGGCTGGGCAGGCGGCGAGCGGCGCGGGCTGGGTCGGCTTCACCCGCACCTGAGTCCCAACAGGATTGA
- the recF gene encoding DNA replication/repair protein RecF (All proteins in this family for which functions are known are DNA-binding proteins that assist the filamentation of RecA onto DNA for the initiation of recombination or recombinational repair.) produces the protein MGGVHLESLSTLNYRNLAPDTLHFPAGVTGVYGENGAGKTNLLEAAYLALTGLTDVNRLEQLVQSGEKEAYVRADLQQGGSLSVQEVGLGRGRRQLKVDGVRVKTGDLPRGSAVWIRPEDSELVFGPPAGRRAYLDALLSRISARYGEQLARYERTVSQRNAALKGGEEWAMHVWDDSLLKLGGEIMLFRRRALTRLDELAGEANAALGSRKPLKLTLTESTTPEHYARDLSARRGEELARGATVTGPHRDDLTLTLGDFAASEYASRGEGRTVALALRRAELELLSEKFGEKPVLLIDDFSAELDPTRRAFLLDLAASVPQAIVTGTERAPGAVLTLRAHAGRFMPEDQVTDLEDFRPLEADPVEADRVEVDRVEAGA, from the coding sequence ATGGGGGGCGTGCATCTGGAGTCCCTGTCTACCCTGAACTACCGCAACCTCGCGCCCGATACGCTGCATTTTCCGGCGGGGGTTACGGGCGTGTACGGCGAAAACGGGGCGGGCAAGACCAATTTGCTGGAAGCGGCGTATCTGGCCCTGACTGGCCTCACCGATGTGAACCGCTTAGAGCAACTGGTGCAGTCGGGCGAAAAAGAAGCGTATGTGCGGGCCGATTTGCAGCAGGGCGGCAGCCTGAGTGTGCAAGAAGTGGGGCTGGGGCGCGGGCGGCGGCAACTGAAGGTGGACGGCGTGCGGGTGAAGACCGGAGACCTGCCGCGTGGCAGCGCCGTGTGGATTCGGCCCGAAGACAGCGAACTGGTGTTCGGCCCCCCTGCCGGAAGGCGGGCGTATCTGGACGCACTGCTCTCGCGCATCAGCGCCCGCTACGGCGAGCAATTGGCCCGCTATGAGCGCACAGTGTCCCAAAGGAATGCGGCCCTAAAAGGCGGCGAAGAATGGGCCATGCACGTCTGGGACGACTCGCTACTGAAGCTGGGCGGCGAAATCATGCTGTTCAGACGCCGCGCCCTGACCCGGCTGGACGAACTGGCGGGCGAAGCGAACGCCGCGCTGGGCAGCCGCAAACCGCTGAAGCTGACCCTCACCGAATCCACCACGCCCGAACACTACGCCCGCGACCTCAGCGCCCGCCGGGGCGAGGAACTGGCCCGCGGAGCCACTGTGACCGGGCCACACCGCGATGACCTCACACTGACATTGGGCGACTTCGCCGCGTCCGAATATGCCAGCCGAGGCGAGGGCCGCACCGTTGCTCTGGCCCTGCGCCGCGCCGAACTGGAACTGTTGTCGGAAAAATTTGGAGAAAAGCCTGTGCTGCTGATCGATGACTTTAGCGCTGAACTTGATCCCACCCGCCGCGCCTTTCTGCTAGACCTTGCCGCCAGTGTGCCGCAGGCCATCGTGACTGGAACCGAGCGAGCGCCGGGGGCTGTGCTGACGTTGCGGGCGCACGCAGGCCGCTTTATGCCCGAAGATCAGGTGACTGACTTGGAAGACTTTCGGCCCTTAGAGGCAGACCCAGTAGAAGCAGACAGAGTAGAAGTAGACAGAGTAGAGGCAGGCGCATGA
- a CDS encoding histidine phosphatase family protein has product MSSEAPRKRLAPFGFTPPDRATATEFWVVRHGESTWNADGRYQGQTDVPLSHIGILQAASLAERLTGLHFDAVYTSDLVRASQTADAVAERLLGNPPVQADPGLREIDVGELSGLVIADIRARFPDYLSTLIREPWATRRPGGESMEDLFARCGAAFDRLRARHPGGRVLVFTHGGVVRVAVGLALGGVPANAWARLSVTNTSITRVLLGENSGTLLGFNDDAHLEDLLEATEADDVLGQAQ; this is encoded by the coding sequence TTGAGTTCCGAAGCCCCCCGCAAACGCCTCGCGCCGTTCGGTTTTACGCCTCCAGACCGCGCCACCGCCACCGAGTTTTGGGTTGTCCGGCACGGCGAAAGTACTTGGAATGCCGATGGTAGGTATCAGGGCCAGACCGATGTGCCCCTCAGTCATATCGGGATTTTGCAGGCCGCCAGTCTGGCCGAGCGCCTCACCGGACTGCATTTCGACGCCGTGTACACCAGCGATCTCGTGCGGGCCTCGCAAACGGCAGACGCGGTGGCTGAGCGCTTGTTGGGCAATCCGCCTGTACAAGCCGATCCCGGCCTGCGTGAAATTGACGTGGGCGAGTTGTCCGGCCTCGTTATTGCCGACATTCGCGCCCGCTTTCCCGACTACCTCAGTACCCTGATCCGCGAACCTTGGGCCACCCGCAGACCCGGCGGCGAGAGCATGGAAGACCTGTTTGCCCGCTGCGGCGCGGCCTTTGATCGGCTGCGGGCGCGGCATCCCGGCGGGCGCGTGCTGGTGTTTACGCACGGCGGCGTGGTGCGTGTGGCGGTGGGCTTGGCGCTGGGGGGCGTGCCTGCCAACGCTTGGGCACGTCTCAGCGTCACCAATACCTCCATTACCCGCGTGCTGCTGGGAGAAAACAGCGGCACCCTGCTGGGCTTCAACGACGACGCGCATCTGGAAGATTTGCTAGAGGCGACGGAAGCCGACGACGTGCTGGGGCAGGCGCAGTGA
- a CDS encoding response regulator transcription factor, whose product MSSPPSSIFYDEPTGLALETDVQGLVVLTSCQGEPYLQDVLECLPAALICRPCVPDVNTLLAAFPTRSDCLLYFGPPLTTHLTPCERKVLRGLAAGLTNKDIAKHAGKGIRTVATQVSSVLTKLGVRNRHEAAQLYWGLIRPSLSND is encoded by the coding sequence ATGTCGTCGCCCCCCTCCTCCATCTTTTATGACGAACCCACTGGCCTTGCCCTAGAAACAGACGTACAAGGTCTGGTGGTGCTGACTTCCTGTCAGGGTGAACCGTACCTGCAAGACGTGCTGGAGTGCCTGCCTGCCGCGCTGATTTGCCGCCCATGCGTGCCCGATGTGAACACACTGTTAGCCGCTTTTCCCACCAGATCGGACTGCCTGCTGTATTTTGGCCCACCCCTGACCACCCACCTGACGCCCTGTGAACGCAAGGTGCTGCGCGGGCTGGCGGCGGGCCTGACCAACAAAGACATCGCCAAGCACGCGGGCAAAGGCATTCGCACCGTTGCCACCCAAGTGTCGTCGGTGCTGACCAAGTTGGGCGTTCGGAACAGACACGAAGCGGCGCAACTGTATTGGGGGTTGATAAGGCCATCTTTATCTAATGACTGA
- a CDS encoding uracil-DNA glycosylase yields MTAPHPFPPDLALADAAALQALELQAKGCTACKLRPGCTQVVVADGNPQARLVIIGEGPGGDEDRLGRPFVGRAGQLMDKILAAVNLTRADTYITNIVKCRPPGNRAPEPDETQICTELWLEPQLALLRPQIILSLGNTPTQYLLGTRQGITRIRGTWHPFRRDGWTYDALLMPMFHPAYLLRNESRAAGGPKSLTWRDIREVAAVLRGEKEPEGLVKPEPADMVGQPGLF; encoded by the coding sequence ATGACGGCCCCGCACCCGTTTCCCCCCGACTTGGCGCTGGCCGACGCTGCCGCCCTGCAAGCCCTGGAGCTTCAGGCCAAAGGATGTACGGCTTGCAAACTGCGCCCCGGTTGCACGCAAGTCGTGGTGGCCGACGGCAATCCGCAGGCCCGCTTGGTCATCATCGGGGAAGGGCCGGGGGGCGACGAAGACCGCTTGGGCCGCCCGTTCGTGGGCCGCGCCGGACAATTGATGGACAAGATTCTGGCCGCCGTGAACCTCACGCGGGCTGATACTTACATCACCAACATCGTGAAATGCCGTCCCCCCGGCAACCGCGCCCCCGAACCTGACGAAACCCAGATTTGCACCGAGCTGTGGCTGGAGCCTCAGTTGGCCCTGCTGCGCCCGCAGATTATTCTGAGTTTGGGTAATACGCCCACTCAGTATTTGCTGGGCACTCGGCAGGGCATTACGCGCATTCGCGGCACGTGGCACCCCTTCCGGCGTGACGGTTGGACGTATGACGCCCTGCTGATGCCCATGTTTCACCCCGCCTACCTGCTGAGAAATGAGAGCCGTGCGGCGGGCGGCCCCAAGAGCCTCACTTGGCGCGATATTCGGGAGGTGGCCGCTGTGCTGCGCGGGGAAAAGGAGCCGGAAGGGTTGGTGAAGCCGGAGCCTGCGGATATGGTGGGGCAGCCGGGGCTGTTCTGA
- a CDS encoding N-formylglutamate amidohydrolase: MSGSLSDLLIVTPHPSGQLPADVLHDMLGDDAFDTAKRAAFLRRVFLEGDPFTDLIYLVPGAGHVQAAWSRFAVDLNRDRADTADNGVIKVMDFDRSPLYPADFALSPAARESRLRRLWDTFDAQVQAELAGKRLMIVGHSMAPYGPALSPTPGVPRPGITLMLGSAAAPTFPRAQWDALQTVCAQAFSPLLTGEFTRVAIGDPWETDTLSRNHYDRTGIPAFGIEVNAGLYLRDGEGQDGAIRALNGAFGRFAAGALALV; this comes from the coding sequence ATGTCCGGTTCCCTGTCTGACCTGCTGATCGTCACACCCCATCCCTCCGGCCAGCTCCCCGCCGACGTGCTGCACGATATGTTGGGCGACGACGCGTTCGACACGGCCAAGCGTGCCGCCTTCCTGCGCCGCGTGTTTTTGGAAGGCGATCCCTTCACCGATCTGATTTACCTCGTACCAGGGGCGGGGCATGTGCAGGCCGCGTGGAGCCGCTTTGCCGTAGACCTGAACCGTGACCGCGCCGACACCGCCGACAACGGCGTCATCAAGGTCATGGATTTTGACCGCTCGCCCCTGTATCCGGCTGACTTTGCCCTGTCACCTGCCGCCCGCGAAAGCCGACTACGCCGCCTCTGGGACACCTTCGACGCGCAGGTACAGGCCGAACTGGCGGGCAAGCGCCTGATGATCGTGGGCCACAGCATGGCTCCGTATGGCCCCGCGCTCAGCCCCACCCCCGGCGTGCCGCGCCCTGGCATCACGCTGATGCTGGGCAGCGCCGCCGCGCCTACCTTTCCGCGTGCCCAGTGGGACGCGCTGCAAACCGTGTGCGCCCAAGCGTTTTCCCCGTTGCTGACTGGCGAATTTACCCGCGTTGCAATTGGCGATCCGTGGGAGACCGATACGCTCAGCCGCAACCACTATGACCGCACGGGCATTCCAGCGTTCGGGATAGAGGTCAATGCGGGCCTGTACTTGCGGGATGGCGAGGGGCAAGATGGGGCGATTCGGGCGCTGAATGGGGCGTTTGGGCGGTTCGCGGCGGGGGCTTTGGCGTTGGTTTGA
- a CDS encoding outer membrane lipoprotein carrier protein LolA → MKNLLLLPVLALAALSSGAGAQTAQDILNRVDSAQKSAKDVSFRLSGTASLESSAQKIDLTVKSIPAQNVARLQFLAPDALADNVVVADKNEVRQYLFLTNQITVTPVSKVTGSAGFGGLDFTQLSNAATLLSQYSVKLLGTTGAAGNRLFQLEATPKGTGSTDKARVWITEAGWRPTRLQLVSSGNKVLADLNVSSYKINGGLTAAKLRALPKDAEIIRQ, encoded by the coding sequence ATGAAGAACCTGTTGCTCCTTCCCGTGCTGGCGCTGGCGGCCCTGTCGTCCGGCGCGGGCGCACAGACTGCCCAAGACATCCTCAACCGCGTAGACAGCGCCCAGAAATCGGCCAAAGACGTATCGTTCCGGCTCAGTGGAACGGCCAGCCTCGAAAGCTCGGCCCAAAAAATTGACCTGACCGTGAAGAGCATTCCAGCCCAGAACGTGGCCCGCCTGCAATTTCTCGCGCCCGATGCATTGGCCGACAACGTGGTGGTGGCCGACAAGAACGAGGTGCGCCAGTATCTCTTCCTCACCAATCAGATCACCGTGACGCCCGTGAGCAAGGTGACGGGTTCGGCGGGCTTCGGCGGGCTGGATTTCACGCAGCTGAGCAACGCGGCCACCCTGCTCAGCCAGTACAGCGTGAAGCTGCTGGGCACCACAGGCGCGGCGGGCAACCGCTTGTTTCAGCTGGAAGCCACACCCAAAGGCACAGGCAGCACCGACAAGGCCCGCGTCTGGATCACCGAGGCAGGCTGGAGGCCCACGCGCCTGCAACTCGTCAGCAGCGGCAACAAAGTGCTGGCCGACCTGAACGTGTCCAGCTACAAAATCAATGGAGGCCTGACGGCTGCCAAGCTGCGTGCCCTCCCCAAAGACGCCGAAATCATTCGCCAGTAA
- the purM gene encoding phosphoribosylformylglycinamidine cyclo-ligase produces the protein MTEDTQAGQQASAYERAGVSIDAGHRAVALMKNAVARTHTPAVLGGIGGFGGLFRAQFTGADGQPMTDPVLVASTDGVGTKTKVAVRAGKFAGLGADIVNHCANDILVQGARPLFFLDYVAMGVLRPEAVAEVVTGAAEACEALGVALLGGETAEMPGVYIEGELDIVGTIVGVVDRPKLIDGSRICPGDAVIALPSSGLHTNGFSLARMALNGLDWQEARADLDGKSLAEVLPIPHRAYGPAFDALTAADVDVRGMAHITGGGLVDNPPRIFPAGVGMQIDTDSWTVPPLFELILERGNVARAEGFRALNMGVGFLFIVPVAHAEAALSALRAAGETPWVIGTMMEGSGVQFTRQPEGVSS, from the coding sequence ATGACGGAAGACACGCAAGCGGGGCAACAGGCCTCCGCATACGAACGGGCAGGCGTGAGCATCGACGCCGGACACCGGGCTGTGGCCCTGATGAAAAATGCGGTGGCACGCACGCACACGCCCGCTGTTTTGGGCGGTATCGGCGGCTTCGGCGGGCTGTTCCGGGCGCAGTTTACGGGCGCAGACGGCCAACCGATGACCGATCCGGTGCTGGTCGCCTCTACAGACGGTGTGGGCACCAAAACTAAAGTCGCGGTGCGGGCGGGCAAGTTCGCGGGCCTCGGCGCAGACATCGTGAACCACTGCGCCAACGATATTCTGGTGCAGGGCGCACGGCCCCTGTTTTTCCTCGATTACGTGGCGATGGGGGTTTTACGGCCCGAAGCGGTGGCCGAAGTGGTCACGGGCGCGGCAGAGGCGTGTGAGGCGCTGGGCGTGGCCCTGCTGGGCGGCGAAACTGCCGAGATGCCGGGCGTGTATATAGAAGGTGAACTGGACATCGTGGGCACAATTGTGGGCGTCGTAGATCGGCCCAAGCTGATCGACGGCTCTCGCATCTGCCCCGGTGACGCCGTGATCGCCCTGCCCAGCAGCGGTCTGCACACCAACGGCTTCAGCCTTGCGCGGATGGCGCTGAACGGTCTGGACTGGCAAGAAGCCCGCGCCGACTTGGACGGGAAGTCGTTGGCCGAGGTGCTGCCGATTCCGCACCGTGCGTATGGCCCCGCCTTCGATGCCCTCACCGCCGCCGATGTGGACGTGCGCGGCATGGCCCACATCACGGGCGGCGGTTTGGTCGACAATCCCCCGCGCATCTTCCCGGCGGGCGTGGGGATGCAGATAGACACCGATTCTTGGACGGTTCCGCCCCTCTTCGAACTGATTTTGGAACGCGGCAACGTGGCCCGCGCCGAAGGCTTCCGCGCCCTGAATATGGGCGTGGGCTTCCTGTTTATCGTGCCAGTGGCACATGCTGAAGCGGCCCTGAGTGCCCTGCGAGCCGCCGGGGAAACGCCGTGGGTGATCGGCACCATGATGGAGGGCAGCGGCGTGCAGTTCACGCGCCAGCCAGAAGGGGTGAGTTCTTGA